One stretch of Nitratiruptor tergarcus DSM 16512 DNA includes these proteins:
- a CDS encoding plasma-membrane proton-efflux P-type ATPase — protein MKETKYYEKLPWVQVAAELSTNIEKGLSSEEVQKRLRKYGPNEIPEREEPLWHRIFRRFWGPIPWMIEVAAVLAALVKHWEEFYIILIMLFVNAFLDFYQESKALNAIKVLKQKLARKATVLRDGEWQEIAAKEIVPGDIVKVKIGDIIPADIKIAQVTDYALVDQSALTGESLPVHKKENDVAFSNTIVKQGEMIGIVVNTGLNTYFGKTVGLVAKAQREQRSHFQKMVIRVGDFLILITIVMIAIIIFYGLKRHENPYELLVFSLVLTISAIPVALPTVLTVTMAVGALNLARKQAIVSRLAAIEELAGMDVLCSDKTGTLTKNQMTIAEPYIINDYKSADLFLYAILASRRENNDPIEKPIFSYADEHSISKLANHFTVKNFIPFDPVKKRTEAVVLNDKQECFVVTKGAPQVIVSLCDTSEFNEEQIYLKIEDFAENGFRTLGVAYKHCNEEKFHFVGLIPLYDPPREDSKEAIIEAKARGVEVKMVTGDNIAVARYIAKILGIGENILDIKELRGQSTREYEILAEVVSKALLKVTQPHMSEDKLQLITKQIVKEVRKELENKALLPGTVKKHESEIIALIEQANGFAQVFPEDKYFIVDELQKADHIVGMTGDGVNDAPALKKADTGIAVSGATDAARAAADIVLLAPGLRVIVDAIKEARITFERMKSYTIFRIAETIRIIIFMTLAIVVFQFYPLTAIMIIVLALLNDIPILAIAYDNTKVRKKPVRWDMHEMLVLSSWLGVAGVASSFLIFYIVMVYLKTHPESAWFLPHVPLWVDMHDEKQWLAFVQSIFFAKMVIAGHGTIYNTRIDDWFFKRPWPSWILFGATFSTRVIGTIIAVYGFGLMMPIGWDWGLFMWAYALTWFVFNDAVKMAVLRYYRRIKGIEVI, from the coding sequence ATGAAAGAGACAAAATACTATGAGAAGCTCCCTTGGGTACAGGTAGCTGCAGAACTTAGCACAAATATAGAAAAAGGCCTAAGCAGCGAAGAGGTTCAAAAGAGGTTACGAAAATATGGCCCAAATGAAATTCCAGAGAGAGAAGAGCCTCTATGGCATAGAATCTTTCGCAGATTTTGGGGACCAATTCCTTGGATGATAGAAGTAGCAGCAGTTTTAGCTGCTCTTGTTAAACACTGGGAGGAGTTTTATATCATCCTCATTATGCTTTTTGTCAATGCCTTTTTAGATTTTTACCAAGAATCGAAGGCACTCAATGCAATTAAAGTACTTAAACAAAAACTTGCTCGAAAAGCTACTGTATTGCGAGATGGAGAGTGGCAGGAGATTGCAGCAAAGGAGATAGTTCCTGGCGATATTGTAAAGGTAAAAATCGGTGATATTATACCAGCAGATATAAAAATAGCTCAAGTAACCGACTATGCTCTTGTTGATCAATCTGCTCTTACTGGGGAATCTTTACCAGTACATAAAAAAGAGAATGATGTAGCATTTTCAAATACCATCGTCAAACAGGGGGAGATGATAGGTATTGTTGTCAATACTGGTCTTAATACCTATTTTGGTAAAACTGTGGGGCTTGTAGCAAAAGCGCAAAGAGAGCAGCGTAGCCATTTCCAAAAAATGGTTATACGTGTAGGAGATTTTCTCATTCTTATAACAATTGTAATGATAGCGATTATTATTTTTTACGGATTAAAGCGGCACGAAAATCCCTATGAACTTCTAGTCTTTTCTCTCGTTCTTACGATTTCAGCTATCCCTGTGGCTCTCCCTACGGTTTTAACTGTTACAATGGCGGTTGGTGCTCTCAATTTAGCACGCAAACAAGCAATTGTAAGTCGTCTTGCAGCCATTGAAGAGTTAGCTGGTATGGATGTATTGTGCTCAGATAAAACTGGTACGCTTACAAAAAACCAGATGACAATAGCCGAACCTTATATTATTAATGACTATAAAAGTGCAGATCTCTTTTTATATGCTATTCTTGCAAGCCGAAGAGAAAATAATGATCCTATCGAAAAGCCAATTTTTTCTTATGCAGATGAGCATAGTATTAGTAAACTCGCTAACCATTTTACAGTAAAAAATTTCATCCCTTTTGATCCAGTAAAAAAACGTACCGAAGCAGTAGTTTTAAATGATAAGCAAGAGTGCTTTGTAGTAACCAAAGGGGCACCACAAGTTATCGTCTCTCTTTGCGATACTAGCGAATTTAACGAAGAGCAAATTTATCTCAAAATAGAAGATTTTGCAGAAAACGGCTTTCGTACGCTTGGTGTTGCATATAAGCATTGCAATGAAGAGAAATTTCATTTTGTAGGGCTCATTCCTCTTTACGATCCTCCAAGAGAAGACTCAAAAGAGGCAATAATTGAGGCTAAAGCTAGAGGTGTAGAAGTTAAGATGGTTACTGGCGACAATATCGCTGTAGCTCGTTATATCGCAAAAATATTAGGTATTGGTGAAAATATTCTCGATATAAAAGAGTTGCGCGGTCAAAGTACACGAGAATATGAAATACTTGCAGAAGTTGTCTCTAAAGCACTTTTAAAAGTAACGCAACCACACATGAGTGAAGATAAGCTCCAACTTATTACAAAACAGATAGTAAAAGAGGTACGCAAAGAGTTAGAAAATAAAGCGCTGCTTCCAGGAACAGTAAAAAAACATGAGAGTGAAATTATCGCTCTTATCGAGCAGGCAAATGGTTTTGCACAGGTATTTCCTGAGGATAAATACTTTATCGTTGATGAGCTCCAAAAAGCAGATCATATTGTGGGAATGACGGGAGATGGTGTCAATGATGCTCCGGCATTGAAAAAAGCAGATACAGGTATTGCTGTAAGTGGTGCAACAGATGCTGCACGTGCTGCAGCAGATATTGTTCTTTTAGCTCCTGGACTTCGTGTCATTGTAGATGCTATAAAAGAGGCTCGTATTACTTTTGAGCGTATGAAAAGCTATACAATTTTTCGGATAGCTGAGACTATTAGAATTATTATTTTTATGACACTTGCAATTGTTGTTTTTCAATTCTATCCTCTCACTGCTATTATGATTATTGTTTTAGCACTACTCAATGATATTCCAATCCTTGCTATTGCTTATGATAACACGAAGGTGAGAAAAAAACCGGTACGATGGGATATGCATGAAATGCTAGTGCTTTCAAGTTGGCTTGGTGTAGCTGGTGTTGCAAGTTCATTTTTGATTTTTTATATCGTTATGGTATATCTCAAGACACATCCAGAAAGTGCTTGGTTTTTACCTCATGTACCGCTGTGGGTTGATATGCACGATGAAAAGCAATGGCTTGCTTTTGTACAGTCAATCTTCTTTGCAAAAATGGTGATAGCAGGTCATGGAACCATCTACAATACACGTATAGATGATTGGTTTTTTAAAAGACCTTGGCCATCATGGATTTTGTTTGGCGCTACCTTTTCTACTAGGGTGATTGGTACAATTATTGCTGTATATGGCTTTGGTCTCATGATGCCAATTGGATGGGATTGGGGACTTTTCATGTGGGCATATGCACTCACATGGTTTGTATTTAATGATGCAGTCAAAATGGCAGTTTTAAGATATTATAGAAGAATCAAAGGGATAGAGGTTATTTGA
- a CDS encoding 2-oxo acid dehydrogenase subunit E2 has translation MDYKIVMPVLSDTMDKGKLIKWHVHEGDRVHKGDVIAEVESDKAIMEVQTFKDGVVKKLLAKEGDEVPVKEPIAILDTETKEAVAKPQAPTKKEQPKEEPSKQKEESKASQKSEVLPILQELMPTSTPPVEGYASPAAKKAAAKANIDIETLQKEGALPEPAHLKDVNEELLKRYFTPKALHLLKEYGIDANSFSLDHKIDEDEVLKYIKTHNIPQVLALSSNRLAVKKNVEASAKKPIYHIYETFSLYPPKNVKITSYLLKIIGDTMQNHPLTRAILDGESYKIYPTSNISVAVAKEDALYMAVCKNIESKSLEEIDQWVRNIKTRDYTPEDLQGSTFGLSNLGMFGVKAFDAMINKKDSGIAAFGKVEKNRVEVVFTFDHRILNGVDAAKFVSELKNNFAKGIDV, from the coding sequence ATGGACTATAAAATTGTGATGCCGGTTCTATCAGATACGATGGATAAAGGAAAACTCATCAAATGGCACGTTCATGAAGGAGATAGGGTTCATAAAGGCGATGTAATAGCAGAAGTGGAGAGCGATAAGGCGATAATGGAGGTGCAAACCTTCAAAGATGGCGTAGTAAAAAAACTGCTTGCCAAAGAAGGAGACGAGGTTCCGGTTAAAGAGCCTATAGCGATACTCGATACGGAGACAAAAGAGGCTGTAGCAAAGCCACAAGCTCCTACAAAAAAAGAGCAGCCAAAAGAAGAGCCATCAAAACAAAAAGAGGAGTCCAAAGCTTCTCAAAAAAGCGAAGTTCTGCCAATATTACAAGAATTGATGCCTACTTCGACACCGCCTGTGGAAGGATACGCTTCACCAGCGGCAAAAAAAGCAGCAGCAAAAGCAAATATCGATATAGAGACTCTACAAAAAGAGGGAGCTTTGCCAGAGCCTGCGCATCTAAAAGATGTCAACGAAGAGCTTTTGAAGCGATACTTTACGCCAAAAGCATTGCATTTGTTGAAGGAATATGGAATCGATGCAAATAGCTTTTCATTGGATCATAAAATAGATGAAGATGAAGTACTTAAGTATATAAAGACACACAATATTCCACAAGTGCTTGCCCTCTCTTCCAATCGCCTTGCAGTTAAGAAAAATGTAGAAGCTTCAGCTAAAAAACCTATCTATCACATTTACGAGACTTTTTCTTTATATCCGCCAAAAAATGTCAAAATAACTTCATATCTTCTCAAAATTATAGGCGACACGATGCAAAACCATCCACTCACACGCGCTATACTTGATGGTGAGAGCTACAAAATTTACCCAACATCGAATATCAGTGTAGCAGTAGCAAAAGAAGATGCACTCTATATGGCTGTGTGTAAAAATATTGAATCAAAAAGCCTTGAAGAGATAGATCAGTGGGTGAGAAACATCAAAACAAGAGATTATACGCCTGAAGATTTACAAGGCTCTACATTTGGTCTTAGTAATTTAGGGATGTTTGGAGTAAAAGCATTTGATGCAATGATTAACAAAAAAGATTCTGGAATAGCTGCTTTTGGAAAAGTGGAAAAAAACAGAGTCGAAGTAGTATTTACTTTCGATCATAGAATCCTCAATGGAGTAGATGCTGCAAAATTTGTGAGTGAACTCAAAAACAACTTCGCAAAGGGTATCGATGTATGA
- a CDS encoding dihydrolipoyl dehydrogenase family protein, with protein MYDIIFVGGGLNYAGAVIAAKKGLKVALIEQDMEHIGGTCLNNGCIPSKHFLHLAETEVKLKNPAFTRHKDRLKLEVAVKEKDEVIHKAHRSIEAQCLSAGVELIEGKGYIFDNKKIEVNGKKLEAQYVVLGTGSSPFIPQGIAYNKSSIITSDEVLNLTNFPENIAIYGSGAIGLEMASFFAACGVQTTLIFRHEHISNKIHPTLLTSLEEELQNLGIQFLKNTTILEATEHNKKAKITTNEGVLEFDKLLVATGRKPNTDVVKTDKIKVSRAIETDEYFETTMQGVFAIGDCNGKLQLAHAARAMVLNVVDTIMDKKKRLNLNNIPKFFYTLPLQYAAVGVTKTTLDKSDIKHKEEYFPLSALALSHLTGAANGGVVLYTDEENFILGAELLTPHAEELIGIITAALADEMDKDALLKAVFAHPTFSESLDRVLRRVK; from the coding sequence ATGTATGATATTATCTTCGTAGGTGGCGGTCTCAACTATGCTGGCGCAGTAATTGCAGCAAAAAAAGGGCTCAAAGTAGCTCTTATAGAGCAAGACATGGAGCATATTGGAGGAACTTGTCTCAATAATGGCTGTATTCCGTCAAAGCATTTCCTCCATCTAGCCGAAACAGAAGTAAAACTCAAAAACCCAGCCTTTACTAGACACAAAGATAGACTTAAACTAGAAGTAGCAGTAAAAGAGAAAGACGAAGTAATCCACAAAGCTCACCGCTCAATAGAAGCGCAGTGTCTCAGTGCTGGTGTAGAGCTCATTGAGGGAAAAGGCTATATCTTTGATAATAAAAAAATTGAAGTCAATGGTAAAAAGTTAGAAGCACAATATGTTGTCCTTGGAACTGGCTCATCACCTTTTATCCCCCAAGGTATAGCATATAATAAATCAAGTATCATAACGAGCGATGAAGTACTTAATCTCACAAATTTCCCAGAAAATATTGCAATATATGGAAGTGGTGCCATTGGACTCGAGATGGCGAGCTTCTTTGCGGCTTGTGGCGTCCAAACTACCCTCATTTTTCGTCATGAACATATCTCCAACAAAATCCACCCTACTCTTTTAACTTCACTAGAAGAAGAGCTTCAAAACCTTGGCATACAATTTTTAAAAAACACAACTATTCTAGAGGCTACTGAGCACAATAAAAAAGCAAAAATCACCACTAATGAAGGTGTTTTAGAATTTGACAAACTCCTTGTTGCAACGGGGAGAAAGCCAAACACAGATGTAGTCAAAACTGACAAAATCAAAGTATCACGAGCAATTGAGACTGATGAGTATTTTGAGACAACTATGCAAGGTGTTTTTGCAATAGGTGATTGCAACGGCAAACTGCAACTTGCCCATGCAGCAAGAGCTATGGTACTCAATGTAGTTGATACTATTATGGACAAAAAAAAGAGACTCAATCTCAACAACATTCCAAAATTTTTCTATACTCTTCCTCTGCAATATGCTGCAGTAGGAGTTACAAAAACTACTCTTGACAAATCAGATATTAAACATAAAGAGGAGTACTTCCCACTCTCAGCACTAGCACTATCTCATCTTACTGGTGCTGCAAATGGAGGGGTCGTGCTTTATACTGATGAAGAAAATTTTATTCTAGGAGCTGAACTCCTCACACCCCATGCTGAAGAGCTCATAGGTATCATAACTGCAGCTTTGGCAGATGAAATGGACAAAGACGCACTTCTTAAAGCTGTCTTTGCACATCCGACATTTAGTGAGAGTCTTGATAGAGTCTTGAGGAGAGTTAAATGA
- a CDS encoding ferritin-like domain-containing protein has translation MRWHYEDIDYANINAKALKDKTFLFYLITSASFIEITSDVYEKNLIQFYSDNMKIVSWLEKVWEPEEIQHGKALKKFVNTVWPEFDWEKAYERFKEYYLPHCTLDEFQPTKAKEMLARMVVETGTSTFYKALENYSTDLNTPVLGKIAHNISKDEVYHYDKFEDGFRYYNQNEKLRRDDIIKVIYDRLKEVDGEDGRLAFRAIWEVRENEPFKDIHYEEHKKLVGKFAKKYYPYNMAIKMLLRPLDLNKTVEKVTVPMVRGALKILGI, from the coding sequence ATGCGATGGCATTATGAAGATATTGATTACGCAAATATCAATGCAAAAGCTTTAAAAGATAAAACATTCCTCTTTTACCTCATTACAAGTGCTTCTTTTATTGAAATTACCAGCGATGTATACGAAAAAAATCTTATTCAATTTTATAGTGACAATATGAAGATTGTCTCATGGTTAGAGAAGGTATGGGAGCCTGAAGAGATTCAACATGGAAAAGCTTTGAAAAAGTTTGTCAATACAGTTTGGCCAGAGTTTGATTGGGAAAAGGCTTATGAGAGATTTAAAGAGTACTATCTTCCTCATTGTACATTGGATGAATTCCAGCCTACAAAAGCAAAAGAGATGCTAGCCCGCATGGTTGTAGAGACTGGGACAAGTACCTTTTATAAGGCTTTAGAAAACTACTCCACAGATCTTAATACACCCGTTCTAGGGAAAATTGCTCATAATATTTCTAAAGATGAGGTATATCATTATGATAAGTTTGAAGATGGATTTCGTTACTACAATCAAAATGAAAAGCTGCGAAGAGATGATATTATCAAAGTGATTTATGATAGGCTTAAAGAGGTAGATGGAGAGGATGGAAGACTTGCCTTTAGAGCAATTTGGGAAGTGAGAGAAAATGAGCCATTTAAAGATATACATTATGAAGAACATAAAAAATTGGTTGGCAAATTTGCAAAAAAGTATTATCCCTACAATATGGCTATAAAAATGCTTTTGCGTCCTCTTGATCTCAATAAAACAGTAGAAAAAGTTACTGTACCTATGGTAAGAGGAGCACTCAAAATATTGGGAATTTAG
- a CDS encoding MgtC/SapB family protein, which yields MRFIPLELLHFLYVVALSFLVGLELKAYRLMHTSDKPHLGSTRTFTFIGIMGYIFFKINLYYFLLGFLALVAIYLSYYFYKLHHDRTAIISFLLIALIYSFGAMMEEFSIWMPTLVYVLIVFILNANRSLSYILEQLNIHEFEILGKFLLLSAVILPLLPDAPLPYLAISPFKIWLVIVIISAISYGSYIAQKYIFKNRGYLITGILGGLYSSTATTVVLAKKSLYIENIRLIDASIIIATAMMYIRLLVITFIFNLHVAIKIAFPLISLSLVGIIIALALFKKEETNHIAPIDDRNPLELGTAFLFGLLFVAMMALTKFVTAHYGDFGLKILSFLIGFTDIDPFILSLLTGKFSISIEQIATAILIASGSNNILKAIYALLFGANKPKIATLWLVLLGLATILLPFIVYKG from the coding sequence ATGCGCTTTATCCCTTTAGAACTTCTCCATTTTCTCTATGTTGTAGCGCTCTCATTTTTGGTAGGGTTAGAGCTTAAAGCCTACCGTCTCATGCACACAAGTGATAAGCCCCATTTAGGTTCTACGCGGACATTTACTTTTATTGGAATTATGGGGTATATCTTTTTTAAAATCAATCTCTACTACTTTCTTTTAGGTTTTTTAGCGCTTGTTGCGATATACCTGAGCTACTATTTTTATAAACTCCATCATGATCGTACAGCAATCATCTCATTTTTACTTATCGCACTTATATATTCATTTGGTGCAATGATGGAGGAGTTTAGCATTTGGATGCCAACTCTTGTTTATGTACTTATAGTCTTTATTCTCAATGCAAATAGGAGTCTCTCCTACATTTTAGAACAACTCAATATACATGAGTTTGAAATACTTGGGAAATTTTTACTTTTGAGTGCAGTCATACTGCCCCTCTTACCAGATGCACCCCTGCCTTACCTTGCAATTTCTCCTTTTAAAATATGGCTTGTTATCGTCATAATATCAGCTATATCGTATGGTAGCTATATTGCACAAAAATATATATTTAAAAATAGAGGTTACTTGATTACTGGTATACTGGGTGGACTCTACTCCTCTACTGCTACGACAGTAGTATTGGCAAAAAAAAGCCTCTATATTGAAAATATACGTCTAATAGATGCATCCATTATTATCGCTACAGCAATGATGTATATAAGACTCTTAGTAATTACTTTTATTTTCAATCTTCATGTAGCGATCAAAATAGCATTTCCATTAATATCTTTGTCTTTGGTAGGAATTATCATTGCATTGGCACTTTTTAAAAAAGAAGAAACTAATCATATTGCTCCTATTGATGATAGAAACCCTTTAGAGCTTGGTACAGCTTTTTTATTTGGTTTGCTTTTTGTTGCAATGATGGCATTAACAAAATTTGTCACAGCTCATTACGGTGATTTTGGTCTCAAGATTCTCTCTTTTCTTATCGGTTTTACAGATATAGATCCCTTTATCCTCTCTTTATTAACAGGAAAATTTAGTATAAGTATTGAGCAAATTGCTACGGCAATCCTTATTGCAAGTGGATCCAATAATATTCTCAAGGCAATCTATGCCCTCTTATTTGGTGCGAATAAGCCAAAAATAGCAACTTTATGGTTGGTTTTGCTTGGTCTCGCTACAATATTATTACCATTTATTGTTTATAAAGGATAA